CCGCCAGGGGGCTGCGCCGAGCCCATCCCAGCGTCAGACAAAGCCAAGTCCCGCGGCtctgcgccgctccgctccgcgccGCCGAAAGGGGCAGACATGTCCCCGTTTGCAGGCCGAGCCGGTGTCATGGCAGCGCCGATGAAAGCCCCGCCGCCAGGTCTGCAGCGTTGAGCAAGGAGGTGGTGCACGAGACAAACTTCTGTAGCGCTCTCACAATTTACCGCAGCCCTAATCGATCATCATGTTAACGGGCAGGCCCCAGGTGCAGCGTACAGGACTATATGAATGCAACAGTTGTAATGTACTGAGTACTGTAGTATGTAAGGTATAGCAAGCACGGTGCCCTGCTAAATGCAATCAGAGCAACACCATGTTAGTACTGATGATCAAGGAGGACGTGTGTGTGGAAAAGACCTGTCATTCTGAAGCAAAAGTCCTGAGTTCTAGTCCCCATATTTATTTTGCTGGCAGCTGGGGTGTATATGTATCATACGCAGCCACACTGTCACGATACCGTATGGGTACACTATCATgtgctgcctagggcaccaaaggAAATTAACTTGGAATTGATATTTCCAAAATAGTATAATTTGTTTCAATTATTTATCTGGCTCTCCTTTTGTTTTTGCAGAAACTGTAAAGGGGAATGTCTTACTGCCTCAAGTCAGAAAGCCTTTTGGATACAGGCCCAATATATGTGCGTGAAAATGGGCACCTGTATATGGTAAATCAGGGTTCTGGCACTGTAAAAAATGCCACTCCAAAACCAAGGCCTTTTAGACTATTTTCTAAAGGATTCTCTGTGGAGCTTTGTATGAACAGAGAAGATGACAGTgcaaggagagagagaacagatcATTTCATCTTTACTTATACTAAGGAGGGGAATCTCCGGTACTCAGCCAAGTCTCTCTTCGGCCTAGTGTTGGGTTACATTTCTGACAATGTTGATCATATTGATTCGTTGATTGGCTTTCCAGAGCAGATTGCTGAAAAGCTTTTTTCTGCTGCAGAAGCAAGGCAAAAGTTCACAGAACCAGTTACAGGACTCAGAGCACTACAAAAATTTACTGAGGCTTATGGAAGTCTGGTGCTTTGTTCATTATGTTTACAGAATAGGTAAGTGCATTGAGTAACATAAATGTGTGAGGCTCTGCCAGTGTTTTTACTTAAGTGTTTCCATTTTTTTACTTAAATATAAACAGTTCCTTGATTTGGATTATTAAATTATATTTGTTCATTCCATAAAATATTGTTGGTAAATAGCATTTGGTTTAATTCTTGTATCTGTAATGCAAAACCCCTAATACGGCCAGTTAATCCTCCAAATCCACACGAACACATTCTGCAACCTGAATTGAAGGATAAAACCTGCAGctttatttttaacatgctaACACCTAGCACTTGTATGGTGCTTTAAAACCTAATCCTCAGAACATACCTACCTTAGTGTCTGCAGGATAGTtttagccatgtcagtcccagggtattagagagacaaggtgggtgaggtaataatatcttttattggaccttctgttggtgagcgagacaagcttgtctaatttacctacctcacaggggtgttattttaataattaaattgTTTCTGAACTAATAAAAACCCTTTTCTGTAAGCATTTCAACATTTATTTTGACTTGTACAGTGAGCAAAACGTTCTAGCACACAGTCCCACTGGGAGGTTCCATGTCTACTATTGCATTTCATTTTAAGGGTATCAGTACCCCCAAGATACAGGGGAGAAAAGGATAGTCTTGTAATTATATCACAGGTTTTGAAGTCAGAAGACTAGTACTACATTTTATTAATTACTATTTTTATCTAGATGTGTTGCATGCCCTCCATATTAAATACACCTTGCCCAGGGATGTTCTCCCTCTCCAATGCCCCCTCTTCTCTGGACAAGTTCTAACTCAACAAGAAACATTTCTCCTTACAAGGCTTAAAATAGGATTATACCCCTCTAAAACCTTGTCCCTGGTGAAGTACCTTCCTATGCTATAACAATttagggggttttttttggtacatTAACACAGTCTATGGTATTTTCAGTCTTTTAAATATGAATCAGTAGAAATCAAAGCATATAGGCACATCATTCTTggatgccaaaggtggcatgagCAATATAGGaaagttttaataaaaaacatCACATGTACCAGGTGTCACTTCATCCTCCGTATGATCAAATTTTTTGCCAGTCTACTCGTGAATTGCCCTTTTCGTGGGTGAAAGATGGTTTCTGTTGTAGGATCCTTGTGTTCTCTTTATTTCACTAATCAAGGTTTTTGTCTATGGCCATGAAACGTCAGTTTTATCATTTGGCAAGCAGTGCTGCTGGAATTAGACTGATATAGCTTGAGATCTAGTTATAATAGCTGTCTTTGCAAGTTGAAGTCACTAGTTACAGAGCAAGTACTTTTTGAGTCAGATCTGAGCCACAATGTTGGTATAAGACATTGAGTAAGTACTTGAGCATGTGTTCCACATGGACTGCAGCCTGGGTAGATAATGAAGAGACTGTGCTCATTTGGGGCATTTTTCACATAGCAGAGAGTAGGCACCTTCTAGTGCATCTAAACGTTGATAGCTTTCTGCTCTTTACAGATATCTGGTTATTTCTGAAAAACTTGAAGAAATTAAGTCTTTCAGGGAGCTGACCTGCTTGGATCTTTCCTGTTGTAAACTTGGAGATAACCATGAATTGCTAGAACATATCACCAAAGAAGCTCTGTCTAGGTAccaatttatttatatatatatatataactgacCAGCATTTTCTTTTCCATCACCAAGAAATTCACAGAATcacactgtctctttaaaggaaagTTTCACAGGCAAGAAGCACTTTTATTGGGGTTTTTAGTTGTTTATAAATTCTCTTCTTCAGGTGAAAAAAGCATACATCAGAACTAATAAAACAAATTGCATGATACCAGGCATGTACTGAGTCTTTAGATATGATCTACAATTATGAAAGTTGAAATAAAAGTACTCTACTATCCAACATAAAGACCAATTGTTTtgtatatttttcattttctgtttataGTATACACTCATTATTGCAAAACTTAATTTCCAACTGCTGTAGACTTTCCCTATTAAATTTGCTTATTGATTTTTTTGGGAGAAAACTTTATCAAAATAATCATTTTAACTGAATCAGTATGTCAGCATGAGACATTCCTAACTTACATATTTTGTCCAGTATGTGTTTGCTAAAATGTTTATATAACAGTCTTTTCAAGCTTCCAGAGATCTAAAAGGTAGAATATTGTGAAACTTTATTAGATAGGTTAACTGTGTTTGTTAATTAATAACTGTTGTTACTACATAAGACTTCCATGCATTTGATTCAAGGTTGTGTTTTAAAGGGATGCCGTGGAAGTATATCTATAAATTTTGGGGGATTTCATTTATTCTTCTTTGCAACCCTTCCTTGTATCTCCTACCAATTTTGTCCTTTCCTATATGTCAAGCAAGGATTTTACTTCTCCAGTTTTGAATGGGGTTGAAATTGACAAGCCTAATTGTTCTTAACTTCAGGTTACAAAGAATCTTATTGCCTGTGTCATCAAGCTGTTGTGTTCTGGTGTTGCCTGTGTCAGTGAAATTTTGGCAATAGTTTGTAAGGCAATTACTTCAGCAGAGCCTTCAGCGGGAACAGGGAAAATACCAGAGGCCTCTTGTTTTATTAGTCCTTTTAATATCAGCAAAAGAGTGGTAGATTGAGCAGGTGTTGGGGGAAGATTCACATGAAATGCTAACAATTTTActaaaaactttgaaattattCCTTTATAAACTAACTTTACATTCCTTATCCTAGTGTAACTCGGCTCCTCCTGAAGGATAATTGTTTGTCAGATGCAGGCCTTCGCAAAATGACAGCGCCAGTTCGAGTGATGAAAAGGGGACTTGAAAATCTTTCTGTATTAGATTTGTCTTGTAAGTATGTCAAAGTGCCTCATAATTTACATTTAGAAACACATAGTTACTTCTCATCTAGGGTTCCTCCTAGTTAATATTGAAAGGAAACAATTGTTCAAAATTAGCCCCAACATCAGGAGTCCAAATTAGGACTTCATTGACAGCTTGCCAGAATTCACATGTTGCACCTATAGCCTTATCCTGCTGCACCGAAGTTAGTGAAAGCAGAAATCAGGCCCTTGATTGGCATAAATACACCATTTAAATGAACATTTATGGATTCCAAAGTGGAACTTGAACTAGTCAATATCCAAGCTGAGTGACTCAGCACTGAATTTATAATCTAAGTTTTGTATTTTACTACTAATAAATATGACATGAACCTGACAATATCATCCTTTGTCTAGTCTTTCTGCTAGGGTGGTGACTATTCAACATGTAAACTTTTTACACAGAGAACAAGACTAAGGTGTCCATCATTTTAGTCTCAAATACAACATCAAAAGAAAACTTTCTGAACTTGACATTAACAAAGGATACTGATTATCGGTGGAGCTCACAGCACTAGCTGTTATGAAGGTTGCCTGTCACTTCCTATCCTGTGttctcagttgcttataactttaccagACTATCCAGTTGGGGTGAAATATTCTATGCTCGGTGTCTGATTTCTTCTGGAAAACTTCAGCCAGAAtcattcagccatttccaagaacaaggctagggaaaaatgttattttgtccatgttaaaaaattctggctaCCTTTGCTTTGAAAAGCTCTATCACCTCCATGCTCTGGAACAGGGACCTGAAATTTGGAAGATGGTGGCCTTtgagggatgtgccttttgctgaccatgttgaaaatctgcccaaattttgccaagttataagcctttgaaaagttacagtttgcacatgctcattagacactttttttttttagattttagcAGTTAAATTCCCTACAATTGCATCTGTGCTGAGCAGAAccttccctgcaattgcagctttGCGCCATGCAGGGTCTAAGCACCTGAAGTGAGATCAGGGAGTCAGTTTCCCCCGTGGTCTCAATGCTACCCCCACTGGACCAGGCAGTATGAAGGAGGAAGTTGCctgattaaatttttttttctatttcgcTTTTTTAGGAAACCTAAGAAATTGCATacaaaatgctattttaaaaacacttcaggttgcaaagtcaagcactcaaaagttagccTTAATTCTAGTGTTTCCTGTCTGTGTAACcctaatttggcccccttgtgagTATGCaatatgatagtctttaattacatgagcacttactattttttcccccacagcacCTCTCATTCAGTGCACTGCACGGACCTGCTCTGGGAATGAGTCAGGGTTGTATTTTGAAAGAGACTGATGTTGGTCGGATCCCTGCTTCATTTGCAAAAGTTGGAAGATGTGTAGTTAATGAGGCAGGAGGCTACAGAAAGAGAAGGGACAGTCTCTCAGTTAAGGTAGTTGACTACTGGGCTGGAGAACTGGATTTTGTCCCTGTGTGATAATGGGCAAGATGTGAAAAGTCTGACTTTTCACAGGTGACTATTTATTTGCATGTTCCTCATTTTTTGGGTGCCTAACCTGAGACCCTGGTGACTGGcttacagaagtgctgagcattcacagctacaactgaagtcactgggagctttgACTagataaagtgctatataatgctaaataGTTTGACATCAGGTCCTAATTGTTTCAAATTAGCCACTCAGAATGCGTGGATACTTTTGagcttaatctctgtgcctcagtacttcatttgcaaaatggggataataattcccCCTcttctcacagggatgttgtgaacaTTAACAAATGTGTGAAGCACTTATACTATTGTGATAAGTGCCATAGAAAAGCTCATGAGaaaaataattctgtcttcagaataGGTTTGAATATTACGCAGTAAATAAAGTATAGGCCACACTTTGAACAacaaggagaaaagaaaatattgaatagttgctcattaagtgagcagcCTCCATTCCATGCACTGAATGAAAAATATGCAACCATGTAATTAAACACTGGCTCATAATGCATACACCTCACGGGACTgcattaaggttgcataggcagcCTCAACCCTGGCATTTCCTGTCTTttggtgcttgactttgcaaccttacattaaaagaacattagttTTCGTGTGCAATAAATGTATATTTACATATGCACAAGTATGGCTTATATATTTATAATGCTTAACCTAATTGAAGTTGTCTATGAAAGCTTAATTTTgctctgcagagaaaaaaaatcagtttcaaatAACTTTCAAAACATGGAGCATGTGAATATAAATGTGCCGGAATAGCTTATAAAATATTTACCAAGGGAATAATTGGTTGCTTGCTAGTATAACATTTGTATTGTCTTTTTTCCACACCTAcattttaatactttaaaaaaaaagtggttttgCAGAACACACCTATATAGTCATGCAACTTAATCTAACCTTTTTGATTTTATAGGTAACCCTGAAATCACTGATATGGGAATTGGGTACCTTTTTTCTTTCAAGAAGCTGAATTATTTGGATATTTCTGAAACAGGTCTCAAGGTAAAACAGAATTTCCACCCAAGTCTGTTACATATATACAACATGATCAAATGCTCTTCTACACAGTCTGCTTTATATCCTTCTTTCACCAGGATGTTAAGGCAGTCATTCAGAGGCTCCAGACCCAAATAAGCTTAGTTCATTCAAAAGTGCCTCTGAAAGAATTTGATCATAGTAACTGCAAAACAGAGGGATGGGCAGAGCAGGtatgttcttttttttaatttttttttaaccaaaccaAAGTATGTGTCCTTTTCAGTCACAAATCATTTCACATCACCCAGTGAGGTTCTATATCTTTTTAGTATTTCATTCTGAGAAAACAAATGTTATAAAGAGCTTAGAGAATGAACGTGTTCTTCATTCTTACATGCCTGAGGAAGTATCCAGAGGTTACATTGACTGCTGACAGCCAGGATCAAACCTAAATTTGCAGAGAATAAAGCAGAGTGCAGGTATTCTCACTTTGTCAATAATGTGCTCAGACTGTTAAGTCTCTGCGTACACCCAGTGAGGCCACTTGAAGCAAAATGAAGCATTGCATGCTGGAGCTTCTGCATGGGCAGCTTTAAGCTACATTAGAGACCTCTGAGCCACATTTGGATGTTACAGCACACTTTGTTTACCCTTCTGTTAGGGAAATTACAACTGCAGGAATTTCATTGTAACGGACTGGGGTATATCTATACTGCAGAGACCGTATTGGCATAGCCACATCcctatagctatgccagcataactgCACAGTGTAGACTCAGCAACTGAAGGGGTTTTGCAGTGGTATAGAAACATCACCTCCCTGAACAACGGTAGCTAAGGTGATGGAAGTATTCATTGACATAGCTGAGTCTACcctggggttaggttggcatagtgACGTCTGTTGGGGCGTAGTTTTTTCACGCCCCTGACTGAGATAGCTATGTTCATCTGACTTCTAAGTGAAGACCAAATCTAAGACCATGTCTGGGGGAGGTAAGTTGCACTAGTttaattaaattgattttaaatcagtctagttaaactggtgcaacttctgTGTGTGCCGTACCATCCAAATGTGGCTCAAAGTTCTATAATGCAGCTTAAAGTTGCCCATCCAGAAGCTCCAGCGTGTAAGAGGAGAATCACAACCATAGAGACTCCTACTGTAATGGAAGTGTTGTAAGGGGACATGTTAGCTGCAGGTGTTTTTCTGTTTCTCGACGGTCCTTCATCTTGCTTCATATATGCATCAGAATTCCTGTTTGATAAGATAGTGTCCATAAGAATTGGAGGAGGGAATATTTTACTTAGGTTGCTAATACTTAAAGCTTTTACTGAAAACTGATGTTGCTATACAAGTCATCTTTGATGGGTAATATGGCATAAAAAAGCTAAAGAGTAAGGTGTAGAGTTGTTTCTGATGATCATTTCTTttaagaaaataattcaaaataatttaaatcatGTTTCAGACAGTGTTGCAGTGGGAGCAGTTGGCTATGAAAACTGTCAAGCCCAAGGAAAACTTGAAGTCCAGAACGGCAGCTCAGCAGTTCTGTACGTAACTGTGTGAGGCTCTGAATAACTTGTTCATTAAACTTGTACATTATTTTTAcactaaatctatttaaaaaaaaaaaaaaactaaagtgGCATATGGAATGTATACCTGCAGCCACTTGTGAAACTGAACGTTTTTCACTTATACAACatctttaaagttacaaaatatCTAAAAAGTGATTGACCTTGCTTTtagtaaatagattttttttcatctgATGGAATATGACATAGGTAAATCCAATTCACTGACAGTTTAAGCTCAAGTGcgttgaaaccaatgggagtcttGGCCTCAGTGGGTTTTGGGTTAGTTCTTGAGGCAGCTGGAATCTGGTAACCCAGGTCATTTTCAGCTTGGTCATCTGCCTTTGTATAAAGTGATTAAATTAAGCACAAAATCCTCCCTTTGTAATCTGATTAGCACATCTCCCAACAAAAATGAATGAGTAATATAAAACAGTCTTATGTGTTGTATTGATTAAATACAGCCAAATAttgaaaaattgattttatttctaaatattAAGGCTTTGTAGCTGTATTAAACATGGCTTAACAAATGATGAATAGCTTTTGTGCCAGTATTGCATTAGAGAGCAGGCGTAACtctgtgttttgggtttttttgtagaTGGAAAGAGACGCAGGATAGAAGAACCAGTCAAGTGCACATTGGTGCAGACTAAAGCAAAAGCTTCTGAAAACTTGCAGTTCTATAAGGATGAAGTACAAAACTGCCATTTCCCTTTATTGAAAAAGGAGGCTGCAGCTAGCCAccaattaaagaaaaataaagagaaaggtTTAACTGAACAAGAGAGAGAACGAACTTCAAAGCAGAAGCACACGTGCCTGACCATGGAAGATTGGGACTTGTTGAATACCTATTGATGTAGGCAGATTTCCCTTTTTTTCTGGTGGTAAAGTTGGTAGAAGTATCCATATGAATTTGTGT
This Chrysemys picta bellii isolate R12L10 chromosome 8, ASM1138683v2, whole genome shotgun sequence DNA region includes the following protein-coding sequences:
- the LRRC42 gene encoding leucine-rich repeat-containing protein 42 isoform X4; amino-acid sequence: MSYCLKSESLLDTGPIYVRENGHLYMVNQGSGTVKNATPKPRPFRLFSKGFSVELCMNREDDSARRERTDHFIFTYTKEGNLRYSAKSLFGLVLGYISDNVDHIDSLIGFPEQIAEKLFSAAEARQKFTEPVTGLRALQKFTEAYGSLVLCSLCLQNSVTRLLLKDNCLSDAGLRKMTAPVRVMKRGLENLSVLDLSCNPEITDMGIGYLFSFKKLNYLDISETGLKTVLQWEQLAMKTVKPKENLKSRTAAQQFYGKRRRIEEPVKCTLVQTKAKASENLQFYKDEVQNCHFPLLKKEAAASHQLKKNKEKGLTEQERERTSKQKHTCLTMEDWDLLNTY
- the LRRC42 gene encoding leucine-rich repeat-containing protein 42 isoform X2 yields the protein MSYCLKSESLLDTGPIYVRENGHLYMVNQGSGTVKNATPKPRPFRLFSKGFSVELCMNREDDSARRERTDHFIFTYTKEGNLRYSAKSLFGLVLGYISDNVDHIDSLIGFPEQIAEKLFSAAEARQKFTEPVTGLRALQKFTEAYGSLVLCSLCLQNRYLVISEKLEEIKSFRELTCLDLSCCKLGDNHELLEHITKEALSSVTRLLLKDNCLSDAGLRKMTAPVRVMKRGLENLSVLDLSCNPEITDMGIGYLFSFKKLNYLDISETGLKTVLQWEQLAMKTVKPKENLKSRTAAQQFYGKRRRIEEPVKCTLVQTKAKASENLQFYKDEVQNCHFPLLKKEAAASHQLKKNKEKGLTEQERERTSKQKHTCLTMEDWDLLNTY
- the LRRC42 gene encoding leucine-rich repeat-containing protein 42 isoform X1 — protein: MSYCLKSESLLDTGPIYVRENGHLYMVNQGSGTVKNATPKPRPFRLFSKGFSVELCMNREDDSARRERTDHFIFTYTKEGNLRYSAKSLFGLVLGYISDNVDHIDSLIGFPEQIAEKLFSAAEARQKFTEPVTGLRALQKFTEAYGSLVLCSLCLQNRYLVISEKLEEIKSFRELTCLDLSCCKLGDNHELLEHITKEALSSVTRLLLKDNCLSDAGLRKMTAPVRVMKRGLENLSVLDLSCNPEITDMGIGYLFSFKKLNYLDISETGLKDVKAVIQRLQTQISLVHSKVPLKEFDHSNCKTEGWAEQTVLQWEQLAMKTVKPKENLKSRTAAQQFYGKRRRIEEPVKCTLVQTKAKASENLQFYKDEVQNCHFPLLKKEAAASHQLKKNKEKGLTEQERERTSKQKHTCLTMEDWDLLNTY
- the LRRC42 gene encoding leucine-rich repeat-containing protein 42 isoform X3 is translated as MSYCLKSESLLDTGPIYVRENGHLYMVNQGSGTVKNATPKPRPFRLFSKGFSVELCMNREDDSARRERTDHFIFTYTKEGNLRYSAKSLFGLVLGYISDNVDHIDSLIGFPEQIAEKLFSAAEARQKFTEPVTGLRALQKFTEAYGSLVLCSLCLQNSVTRLLLKDNCLSDAGLRKMTAPVRVMKRGLENLSVLDLSCNPEITDMGIGYLFSFKKLNYLDISETGLKDVKAVIQRLQTQISLVHSKVPLKEFDHSNCKTEGWAEQTVLQWEQLAMKTVKPKENLKSRTAAQQFYGKRRRIEEPVKCTLVQTKAKASENLQFYKDEVQNCHFPLLKKEAAASHQLKKNKEKGLTEQERERTSKQKHTCLTMEDWDLLNTY